A stretch of Crossiella cryophila DNA encodes these proteins:
- a CDS encoding ADP-ribosylglycohydrolase family protein, with translation MHSRVGRARGALLGLALGDALGMPTQSMSPSDIATHYGEITGLVDAVAAQPIAPGLPAGTITDDTEQALLLARLLIEGDGQVDASAYGRALLVWEAGMISRGSADLLGPSTKLALTRLAAGVPPAETGRDGVTNGAAMRVAPVGIATPPADLDRLADAVAETARVTHNTSLGLGAAVAVAAVVSAGIAGAGLAEALDLGEQGALLGARRGRLVAGAEIGPRIRWARQWVRGIPAAELGGAIGQVIGTSVAAQESVVAAFALAEALGERPLDALLLAANLGGDTDTIAAICGAMLGACHGSAALPTDLTTRVIRVNALALDPLVQGLLALRGPA, from the coding sequence ATGCACTCACGGGTCGGCCGGGCGCGCGGGGCCCTGCTCGGGCTCGCCCTGGGTGACGCGCTCGGCATGCCGACCCAGTCGATGTCCCCCTCGGACATCGCCACGCACTACGGCGAGATCACCGGACTGGTCGATGCCGTTGCCGCCCAACCGATCGCGCCAGGGCTGCCCGCCGGGACGATCACCGACGACACCGAACAGGCACTGCTGCTGGCCCGGCTGCTGATCGAGGGCGACGGGCAGGTGGATGCCAGCGCGTACGGCCGGGCCCTGCTTGTCTGGGAGGCCGGGATGATCAGCCGCGGATCGGCGGATCTGCTTGGCCCGTCGACGAAACTGGCCCTGACCCGGCTCGCGGCCGGGGTGCCACCGGCGGAGACCGGGCGGGACGGGGTCACCAACGGGGCGGCCATGCGGGTCGCCCCGGTCGGCATCGCCACCCCGCCCGCGGATCTCGACCGGCTCGCCGACGCGGTCGCGGAGACCGCCAGGGTCACCCACAACACCAGCCTCGGACTCGGCGCGGCGGTCGCGGTCGCCGCCGTGGTGTCCGCGGGAATCGCCGGTGCCGGGCTGGCCGAGGCACTTGACCTGGGCGAACAGGGTGCGCTGCTGGGGGCCCGGCGTGGGCGCCTGGTGGCCGGGGCCGAGATCGGGCCGCGGATCCGGTGGGCGCGGCAGTGGGTGCGCGGGATCCCGGCCGCGGAACTGGGCGGGGCGATCGGGCAGGTGATCGGCACCTCGGTGGCGGCGCAGGAATCCGTGGTCGCCGCCTTCGCACTGGCCGAGGCACTGGGCGAGCGGCCCCTGGACGCGTTGCTGCTGGCCGCGAACCTGGGTGGGGACACCGACACCATCGCCGCGATCTGCGGGGCGATGCTCGGCGCCTGTCACGGAAGTGCCGCGCTGCCAACGGATCTGACCACTAGGGTGATCCGGGTGAACGCTCTCGCGCTGGATCCGCTGGTGCAGGGGCTGCTCGCGCTCCGAGGGCCGGCGTGA
- a CDS encoding GDSL-type esterase/lipase family protein, with amino-acid sequence MSGHWRPVHRAAIASPYDAFAFAPARRFTDTTLRQIVHLHRGGPTLRLHVDNRFGRTPLEVGELRVARHLGAGRIGPDALVTAGAAKSFTVAAGERVITDAVALTLPDDVELAISLYLPGTTPWATLHPDAGQISYARQGNSTAVTALFEAEELSSLYWLSGVDALTDSPAEPVVVAFGDSLTDGTGTTPNTNQRYPDHLSRALGLPVLNLGLSGNRLLRDGFGQAGVTRFQRDVLAVPGLTHVIIALGTNDIGLPTMWDQPQPGAAEIIEGLTLLAEAARAAGVLTLAATLPPTSGTVYGEFFTAEGDLIRRAVNRWIRESPLFTGVVDFDAAVRDPGYDLAYRAELDSGDHLHPNDAGAAAMAAAVPLAAFGR; translated from the coding sequence ATGAGCGGGCACTGGCGGCCCGTGCACCGGGCCGCGATCGCCAGTCCCTACGACGCCTTCGCCTTCGCCCCGGCCCGCCGGTTCACCGACACCACGCTGCGGCAGATCGTGCACCTGCACCGGGGCGGCCCGACCCTGCGGCTGCACGTGGACAACCGGTTCGGCCGGACGCCACTGGAGGTGGGCGAGCTGCGGGTGGCCCGGCACCTCGGCGCGGGCAGGATCGGCCCGGACGCGCTGGTCACCGCGGGCGCGGCCAAGTCGTTCACGGTGGCCGCGGGGGAGCGGGTGATCACCGACGCGGTGGCGCTGACGCTGCCGGACGACGTCGAGCTGGCGATCAGCCTGTACCTGCCCGGCACCACGCCGTGGGCCACCCTGCACCCGGACGCCGGACAGATCAGCTATGCCCGGCAAGGGAATTCCACCGCAGTCACCGCGCTCTTCGAGGCCGAGGAACTCTCCTCCCTGTACTGGCTCAGCGGCGTCGACGCGCTGACCGACAGTCCGGCCGAGCCGGTGGTGGTGGCCTTCGGCGACTCGCTCACCGACGGCACCGGCACCACGCCGAACACCAACCAGCGCTACCCCGACCACCTGTCCAGGGCACTCGGCCTGCCCGTGCTCAACCTCGGCCTCAGCGGCAACCGGCTGCTCAGGGACGGCTTCGGCCAGGCCGGGGTCACCCGGTTCCAGCGTGACGTGCTCGCCGTGCCGGGACTCACCCACGTGATCATCGCGTTGGGCACCAACGACATCGGCCTGCCGACCATGTGGGACCAGCCGCAGCCCGGCGCGGCCGAGATCATCGAGGGCCTGACCCTGCTCGCCGAGGCCGCCCGCGCCGCCGGGGTGCTCACCCTGGCCGCCACGCTGCCGCCTACCTCGGGCACCGTCTACGGCGAGTTCTTCACCGCCGAGGGCGACCTCATCCGGCGCGCGGTCAACCGGTGGATCCGGGAGTCCCCGCTGTTCACCGGGGTGGTCGACTTCGACGCGGCGGTGCGCGACCCCGGGTACGACCTGGCCTACCGGGCGGAGCTGGACAGCGGCGACCACCTGCACCCCAACGACGCGGGCGCCGCCGCCATGGCCGCCGCCGTGCCGCTGGCGGCGTTCGGGCGCTGA
- a CDS encoding purine-cytosine permease family protein produces the protein MNEALKVETHGINVIGDADRHGKPRQLFWPWFGANVSVLGLSYGSFVLGFGLSFGQAVLVAVLGIVFSFLLCGFIAVAGKRGSAPTMLLSRAAFGVRGNRLPSAISWLLTVGWETVLATLATLATATVFERLGWGGGATTKVLALLVVTVLVVGAGVLGFATIMRLQTVITVITGVLTLVYLGLVAGHIHLDAVTAIPAGSAQQFVGALVFLMTGFGLGWVNAAADYSRYLPRETPSRAVIGWTTFGASLAPIVLLLSGLLLAGSSPSLNTAIAADPIGALTTLLPVWFLVPFALVAVLGLVGGAVLDIYSSGLALLAAGVRVSRPVAALIDGVLMVLGTVYLVFLGGQFLGQFQGFLTTLGVPVAAWCGIMLADLARRREYVEADLSDPAGRYGDIRWGPVALIVLAAGLGWGLVTNSAAGWLGWQGYLLAPLGLAENWSGANLGVLLALALGFAFTLVTGGRTRAAQV, from the coding sequence ATGAACGAAGCGCTCAAGGTCGAAACGCACGGGATCAACGTGATCGGCGACGCCGACCGGCACGGCAAACCCCGGCAGCTGTTCTGGCCCTGGTTCGGCGCGAACGTCTCCGTGCTGGGCCTCAGTTACGGCTCGTTCGTACTCGGCTTCGGCCTCTCCTTCGGACAGGCCGTGCTGGTCGCCGTACTCGGCATCGTGTTCTCCTTCCTGCTCTGCGGTTTCATCGCGGTGGCGGGCAAACGCGGCTCCGCGCCGACGATGCTGTTGAGCCGCGCGGCTTTCGGCGTGCGCGGCAACCGGCTGCCCTCGGCCATCTCCTGGCTGCTCACCGTCGGCTGGGAGACCGTGCTGGCCACCCTGGCGACGCTGGCCACCGCGACCGTGTTCGAGCGACTGGGCTGGGGCGGCGGCGCGACCACGAAGGTGCTGGCACTGCTGGTGGTCACGGTGCTGGTGGTCGGCGCGGGCGTGCTCGGCTTCGCCACCATCATGCGGCTGCAGACCGTGATCACCGTGATCACCGGCGTACTCACCCTGGTGTACCTGGGCCTGGTCGCCGGGCACATCCACCTGGATGCGGTGACCGCGATCCCGGCCGGGTCCGCCCAGCAGTTCGTCGGTGCGCTGGTGTTCCTGATGACCGGCTTCGGCCTCGGCTGGGTCAACGCGGCCGCCGACTACTCCCGTTACCTGCCAAGGGAAACCCCCAGCCGCGCGGTCATCGGCTGGACCACGTTCGGCGCCAGCCTCGCCCCGATCGTGCTGCTGCTGTCCGGCCTGCTGCTCGCCGGCTCCTCGCCATCGCTGAACACCGCCATCGCCGCCGACCCCATCGGCGCCCTGACCACCCTGCTCCCGGTCTGGTTCCTGGTGCCCTTCGCCCTGGTCGCGGTGCTCGGCCTGGTCGGCGGCGCGGTACTGGACATCTACTCCTCCGGCCTGGCCCTGCTCGCCGCGGGCGTCCGGGTCTCCCGCCCGGTGGCCGCGCTGATCGACGGCGTGCTGATGGTGCTCGGCACGGTGTACCTGGTCTTCCTCGGCGGGCAGTTCCTCGGCCAGTTCCAGGGCTTCCTGACCACACTGGGCGTGCCGGTGGCGGCCTGGTGCGGGATCATGCTCGCCGACCTCGCCCGGCGGCGGGAGTACGTCGAGGCGGACCTGTCCGATCCGGCCGGGCGTTACGGCGACATCCGGTGGGGGCCGGTGGCGCTGATCGTGCTGGCCGCCGGGCTGGGCTGGGGCCTGGTGACCAACTCGGCGGCGGGCTGGCTGGGGTGGCAGGGCTACCTGCTCGCCCCGCTCGGACTGGCGGAGAACTGGTCCGGCGCCAACCTCGGGGTGCTGCTCGCCCTGGCCCTCGGCTTCGCGTTCACCCTGGTCACCGGTGGCCGCACCCGCGCCGCGCAGGTCTGA
- a CDS encoding MarR family winged helix-turn-helix transcriptional regulator: MSRSQRKEDDPDLGILAGNILFGVQREMFRSLAEQGHPELRPRHGAVLAYLDENGSRATDLARQSGQHKQVIGTLVDELVALGYLRREPDPNDRRAKLILPTERGLDEMRRGDQIMAEIEARHRAEVGEQEYAAFKRCMTRIARLHRSSAED, from the coding sequence GTGAGCCGTAGCCAACGCAAGGAAGACGACCCTGACCTGGGCATTCTCGCCGGGAACATCCTGTTCGGGGTGCAGCGCGAGATGTTCCGGTCCCTGGCCGAGCAGGGCCACCCGGAGCTGCGGCCCCGGCATGGCGCGGTGCTGGCCTACCTGGACGAGAACGGCAGCCGGGCCACCGACCTGGCCCGCCAGTCCGGCCAGCACAAGCAGGTGATCGGCACCCTGGTCGACGAGCTGGTGGCACTGGGCTACCTGCGCCGGGAGCCGGATCCGAACGACCGGCGGGCCAAGCTGATCCTGCCAACCGAGCGCGGGCTGGACGAGATGCGCCGCGGCGACCAGATCATGGCCGAGATCGAGGCCAGGCACCGGGCGGAGGTGGGCGAGCAGGAGTACGCGGCGTTCAAGCGGTGCATGACCCGCATCGCCCGGCTGCACCGGAGCAGCGCCGAGGACTAG
- a CDS encoding FtsX-like permease family protein: protein MNFTRVHLRGVLRSPLRLLLTGLAITVAALFATGAIMARDIALRTAIENLTAIPAAADAVVASPAGDGVTALDRLARTPGATSAVGRAHGRILVGDNTVQLHADPGAGPLSRVRLTTGAYPAAAGEIALSERAARRLGVSTGGSVEAMIGAKPVRLKVTGLVAGPPADGVAAYAPDRQVLTLTGAPLDRVELTGDQSKIVEALRTSAESAVPAAEARAAELGRAQDSVDQLTAALTAFVLVALLAGVMVATSAFRIVFAHRGRQLALLRAVGGSQATLARALIAEGALTGLVCGALGAALGYGLGWLAPLVAPVSQPSLSPLLLLVIAAGAMLITIGAVLAPALGAAGVAPLEALRRTSKPEESKRTGRLRIAIGVLAAAGAGALVYLMIQEGLLETARPGGVTADLLLLTVGSGALALGAVVALGPLYIGPLLRLLERPARLFGPTAVLAVRGVGGAPRRAAAVAAVVTLGSALLTGALVGGSTLREYTAAESAASYPSDLLVSLPEGESLPAGLVQKLRARPEFRQVLAYREVRLDVRGATEAVSVQVSDVDIRATPGFAGLRLTEGSWAPGGVLLSDGFARRLRVGAGDLIQVGGRNLVVRGVVLGERIAVSAVVIDRADLDRLDVPPTPSGALLAAAGPGNAEQLAAQAAARNVLGQQAELSSLTDQRTDQSGLLDLLTTLALCLIGLTVLIAVVGVGTTAALSVVERGQEAGLLRALGLGRGALAGATLGESVLQGLLGGLLGLLLGVPYGWLGVQSLGTSAPFVLPVPGLLLAVLAMAGLTAVAGLLPAVRTARVSPVTAMRAND from the coding sequence GTGAACTTCACCCGCGTCCACCTGCGTGGCGTGCTGCGCTCCCCGCTCCGCCTGCTGCTCACCGGGCTGGCCATCACCGTGGCCGCGCTGTTCGCCACCGGCGCGATCATGGCCAGGGACATCGCGTTGCGCACCGCGATCGAGAACCTCACCGCCATCCCGGCCGCCGCGGACGCCGTGGTCGCCAGCCCCGCGGGCGACGGCGTCACCGCCCTGGACCGGCTCGCCCGCACCCCGGGCGCGACCAGCGCGGTCGGCCGTGCGCACGGCCGGATCCTGGTGGGGGACAACACCGTCCAGCTGCATGCCGACCCGGGTGCCGGACCGCTCAGCCGGGTCCGCCTGACCACCGGCGCCTACCCCGCCGCGGCCGGGGAGATCGCGCTGTCCGAGCGGGCGGCGCGACGGCTCGGCGTCAGCACCGGCGGCAGCGTCGAGGCCATGATCGGCGCGAAACCCGTGCGGCTCAAGGTGACCGGCCTGGTCGCCGGGCCGCCCGCGGACGGCGTCGCCGCCTACGCCCCGGACCGCCAGGTGCTCACGCTGACCGGCGCGCCCCTGGACCGGGTCGAGCTGACCGGCGACCAATCGAAGATCGTCGAAGCCCTGCGCACCAGCGCCGAATCCGCCGTGCCTGCGGCCGAGGCCCGTGCCGCCGAACTCGGCCGGGCACAGGACTCCGTCGACCAGCTCACCGCGGCGCTGACCGCGTTCGTGCTGGTCGCGCTGCTGGCCGGGGTCATGGTGGCCACCTCGGCGTTCCGGATCGTCTTCGCCCATCGCGGCCGCCAGCTCGCCCTGCTGCGCGCGGTCGGCGGCTCCCAGGCCACCCTGGCCAGGGCGCTGATCGCCGAGGGTGCGCTCACCGGCCTGGTCTGCGGTGCACTCGGCGCGGCCCTGGGGTACGGCCTCGGCTGGCTGGCCCCGCTGGTCGCCCCGGTGAGTCAGCCGAGCCTGTCACCCTTGCTGCTGCTGGTGATCGCTGCCGGAGCCATGCTCATCACCATCGGCGCGGTGCTCGCCCCGGCACTCGGCGCGGCCGGTGTCGCACCCCTGGAAGCCTTGCGCCGCACCAGCAAACCCGAGGAGAGCAAGCGCACCGGACGGCTGCGGATCGCGATCGGCGTGCTGGCCGCGGCCGGTGCGGGCGCACTGGTGTACCTGATGATCCAGGAGGGTCTGCTGGAAACCGCAAGGCCAGGCGGCGTCACCGCGGACCTGTTGCTGCTCACCGTGGGCAGTGGGGCCCTGGCCCTTGGCGCGGTGGTCGCGCTCGGCCCGCTCTACATCGGCCCGCTGCTGCGCCTGCTGGAACGCCCGGCCAGGCTGTTCGGCCCCACCGCCGTGCTCGCCGTGCGCGGGGTCGGCGGCGCGCCACGGCGGGCGGCGGCGGTGGCCGCGGTGGTCACCCTGGGCTCGGCGCTGCTGACCGGCGCGCTGGTCGGCGGCAGCACCCTGCGCGAGTACACCGCGGCCGAATCCGCCGCGAGCTATCCCAGCGACCTCCTGGTCAGTCTGCCCGAGGGCGAGTCGCTACCCGCCGGACTGGTGCAGAAACTCCGTGCCCGCCCCGAATTCCGCCAGGTGCTGGCCTACCGCGAGGTGCGCCTGGACGTGCGCGGCGCGACCGAGGCGGTGAGCGTGCAGGTGTCCGATGTGGACATCCGGGCCACCCCTGGCTTCGCCGGACTGCGGCTGACCGAGGGCAGCTGGGCACCCGGCGGGGTGCTGCTCAGTGACGGCTTCGCCCGCAGATTGCGGGTGGGGGCCGGTGACCTGATCCAGGTCGGCGGCCGGAATCTGGTGGTGCGAGGAGTGGTGCTGGGTGAACGGATCGCCGTGTCCGCCGTGGTGATCGACCGGGCCGACCTGGACCGGCTGGACGTGCCGCCGACCCCGAGCGGGGCGCTGCTCGCCGCCGCCGGGCCGGGCAACGCCGAACAGCTCGCTGCCCAGGCCGCGGCCCGGAATGTGCTGGGACAGCAGGCCGAACTGTCCTCGCTGACCGATCAGCGCACCGACCAGTCCGGGCTGCTGGACCTGCTGACCACGCTCGCGCTGTGCCTGATCGGCCTGACCGTGCTGATCGCGGTCGTCGGCGTCGGCACCACCGCCGCACTGTCCGTTGTGGAGCGTGGCCAGGAGGCGGGACTGTTGCGGGCACTGGGACTCGGCCGGGGCGCCCTGGCCGGGGCCACCCTCGGCGAGTCGGTGCTGCAGGGCCTGCTCGGCGGCCTGCTGGGGCTGCTGCTCGGCGTGCCCTACGGCTGGCTGGGCGTACAGAGCCTGGGCACCTCGGCGCCGTTCGTGTTGCCGGTACCGGGTTTGCTGCTCGCGGTGCTCGCCATGGCCGGGCTCACCGCGGTGGCCGGACTGCTCCCGGCGGTGCGGACCGCGCGGGTCAGCCCGGTCACCGCGATGCGCGCCAACGACTAG
- a CDS encoding carboxymuconolactone decarboxylase family protein, whose translation MNARLNMFASPMAGKLIKHFNSAGKVVSDSSLPAATQELVKIRASQINGCGFCLDMHTKEAALAGETAQRLHMIAGWREATLFTEAERAALELTEQGTRIADAAGGVPDEVWANAAKHYDEEQLIALMALIAIINAYNRMNVILQQPAGDYQPGQFG comes from the coding sequence GTGAACGCCCGTCTGAACATGTTCGCCAGCCCGATGGCAGGCAAGCTGATCAAGCACTTCAACTCGGCTGGCAAGGTGGTGTCGGACTCGTCGCTGCCCGCGGCGACCCAGGAGCTGGTGAAGATCCGGGCCAGCCAGATCAACGGCTGTGGCTTCTGCCTGGACATGCACACCAAGGAGGCCGCGCTCGCCGGCGAGACCGCGCAGCGGCTGCACATGATCGCCGGCTGGCGCGAGGCCACGCTGTTCACCGAGGCCGAGCGGGCCGCGCTGGAGCTGACCGAGCAGGGCACCCGGATCGCGGACGCGGCAGGCGGGGTGCCGGATGAGGTGTGGGCCAACGCCGCAAAGCACTACGACGAGGAGCAGCTGATCGCGCTGATGGCGCTGATCGCGATCATCAACGCGTACAACCGGATGAACGTGATCCTGCAGCAGCCCGCAGGCGACTACCAGCCCGGCCAGTTCGGCTGA
- a CDS encoding PfkB family carbohydrate kinase has product MSGQLVHTGQVVVDLVLNVSGLPPVGGDVLASAVKLTPGGGFNVMAAACRSGARVLYAGSHGTGSFGDLARAAMAAEGVVVANPPTTGADTGIVVALVDEETGERTFVTGVGAEGRLEPGQLDQVHPSAADVVYISGYSLLQQANREALLGWLARLPGPTVLFDPGPLVEQIVWSDLTAVLSRVDILSCNAREAKQLSRTNTTRAAAAVLATLVPSFATVIVRDGPAGCLLQRDGRITTVAGFNVDAVDTNGAGDAHCGALLAELLRGSGMLAATRYANAAAAIAVTRHGPATAPVRADIEELVGTGFQP; this is encoded by the coding sequence GTGAGCGGGCAGCTCGTGCACACCGGCCAGGTCGTGGTCGACCTGGTGCTCAACGTGTCCGGGCTGCCACCCGTTGGCGGTGATGTGCTTGCCTCCGCGGTGAAACTGACCCCTGGCGGCGGGTTCAACGTGATGGCCGCGGCCTGCCGCTCCGGCGCGCGGGTGCTCTACGCGGGCAGTCACGGCACCGGCAGCTTCGGCGACCTGGCCAGGGCCGCGATGGCCGCCGAGGGCGTTGTGGTGGCCAACCCGCCCACGACCGGCGCGGACACCGGGATCGTGGTCGCGCTGGTGGACGAGGAGACCGGCGAGCGGACCTTCGTCACCGGCGTCGGGGCCGAGGGGCGACTGGAACCGGGGCAGCTGGACCAGGTGCATCCCAGTGCCGCGGACGTGGTCTACATCAGCGGGTACAGCCTGCTGCAGCAGGCCAACCGGGAGGCGCTGCTCGGCTGGCTGGCCCGGCTGCCCGGCCCCACCGTGCTGTTCGACCCCGGCCCGCTGGTCGAGCAGATCGTCTGGTCCGACCTCACCGCCGTACTGTCCAGAGTGGACATCCTGAGCTGCAACGCCCGTGAGGCCAAACAACTCTCCCGCACCAACACCACCCGGGCCGCCGCGGCCGTGCTGGCCACCCTGGTGCCCAGCTTCGCCACCGTGATCGTGCGCGACGGGCCCGCGGGCTGCCTGCTGCAACGGGACGGGCGGATCACCACGGTCGCCGGGTTCAACGTGGACGCGGTGGACACCAACGGGGCAGGCGACGCGCACTGCGGCGCGTTGCTCGCGGAGTTGTTGCGCGGCAGCGGGATGCTGGCGGCCACCCGGTACGCCAACGCCGCGGCCGCGATCGCGGTCACCCGGCACGGACCGGCCACCGCGCCGGTGCGCGCGGACATCGAAGAGCTTGTCGGAACGGGGTTCCAGCCATGA
- a CDS encoding SDR family oxidoreductase produces MTILITGANGTVSSSVLSSLATDEDVRIMVRDPKRAPRLPGVRVVVGDLDEPASLTEAFAGVDTLWLLTAMGPQAPHASMNAVHAAKQAGIGHVVRLSAIGAGYDAPTRNGRLHALSDHELIASGLNWTILRPHFFMQNLLGSVNGDTFYGFLGEGRLGLIDVRDIGDSAAAILANPAPHAGRIYTLTGPESITLHEAAAAAGDALGTPVDYRSLTPEQAYEVFIGAGMTPWMAAVTNEYGAAYAGGWGDFTTPAVPELTGHRARDFAQFAKDHVGALRGQA; encoded by the coding sequence ATGACCATTCTGATCACCGGCGCCAACGGCACCGTCTCCAGTTCGGTACTCAGCTCCCTCGCCACCGACGAGGACGTCCGGATCATGGTGCGCGATCCGAAGCGTGCGCCCCGGCTGCCCGGCGTGCGGGTCGTGGTCGGCGACCTGGACGAGCCGGCCAGCCTGACCGAGGCATTCGCCGGGGTGGACACGCTGTGGCTGCTCACCGCGATGGGTCCGCAGGCCCCGCACGCCAGCATGAACGCGGTGCACGCGGCCAAACAGGCCGGGATCGGGCACGTGGTGCGGCTGTCCGCGATCGGCGCCGGGTACGACGCGCCGACCCGCAACGGACGGCTGCACGCCCTCTCCGACCACGAACTCATCGCCTCCGGGCTGAACTGGACGATCCTGCGCCCGCACTTCTTCATGCAGAACCTGCTCGGCTCGGTCAACGGCGACACCTTCTACGGTTTCCTCGGCGAGGGCAGGCTCGGCCTGATCGACGTCAGGGACATCGGTGATTCCGCCGCCGCCATCCTGGCCAACCCGGCCCCGCACGCGGGCCGGATCTACACCCTGACCGGCCCGGAGAGCATCACCCTGCACGAGGCCGCCGCGGCCGCTGGCGACGCACTGGGCACGCCGGTCGACTACCGGTCGCTGACCCCGGAGCAGGCCTACGAGGTCTTCATCGGGGCCGGGATGACGCCGTGGATGGCCGCGGTCACCAACGAGTACGGGGCCGCCTACGCCGGTGGCTGGGGCGATTTCACCACCCCGGCCGTGCCCGAGCTGACCGGGCACCGGGCCCGGGACTTCGCCCAGTTCGCCAAGGACCACGTCGGCGCCCTGCGCGGTCAGGCATGA
- a CDS encoding sensor histidine kinase produces MIRNRRLPLQALLWLAGAAALGALGLVDLAGRAFRSGTGFGLDLGTALAACALALVCCWLGPRTLAVSAGVLAIGSVLLRHTGEHLRLPDAPFSFAYSAAVLVLLGVLAWRGAVWWSATASALLLTALLTQLLVADRGLAAVVGAIVLVLAAAIAIGAGVTARLATRDKARQLEHARLTQRTEFARDLHDFVAHHVTAMVVQARGALAIADKKPELVAPALERIADTGTEAMESLHRMVGLLRGEDDPARTTPIGLGELRALVERFGAADGVPTTLHESGELDELPAEVTTTAHRVVLEALTNVRKHGQEVTAVDVLLQRNGNWVVVRIADDGRPPRSSGRNGFGLRGLAERAGSIGGTLRSGPGAAGGWVVEARLPVGTVR; encoded by the coding sequence GTGATCAGGAACCGCCGGCTGCCACTACAGGCGCTGCTGTGGCTGGCGGGAGCGGCGGCACTGGGCGCGCTGGGCCTGGTCGACCTGGCCGGCCGCGCCTTCCGCTCCGGCACCGGTTTCGGCCTAGACCTGGGCACCGCGCTGGCGGCCTGCGCACTCGCCCTGGTGTGCTGCTGGCTCGGCCCACGCACCCTGGCGGTCAGCGCGGGCGTGCTCGCGATCGGCTCGGTACTGCTGCGCCACACCGGGGAGCACCTGCGCCTGCCGGACGCCCCGTTCAGCTTCGCCTACAGCGCGGCGGTGCTGGTGCTGCTGGGCGTGCTGGCCTGGCGGGGCGCGGTCTGGTGGTCGGCGACCGCCTCGGCACTCCTGCTCACCGCTCTGCTGACCCAGCTCCTGGTCGCCGACCGCGGCCTGGCCGCCGTGGTCGGCGCGATCGTGCTGGTGCTGGCCGCCGCGATCGCGATCGGCGCCGGCGTGACCGCCCGGCTGGCGACCAGGGACAAGGCGCGGCAGCTCGAACACGCTCGGCTGACCCAGCGCACCGAGTTCGCCAGGGACCTGCACGACTTCGTCGCCCACCACGTGACCGCGATGGTGGTGCAGGCCAGGGGCGCACTGGCGATCGCGGACAAGAAACCGGAACTGGTCGCCCCCGCCCTGGAGCGGATCGCGGACACCGGCACCGAGGCGATGGAATCCCTGCACCGCATGGTCGGCCTGCTCCGCGGCGAGGACGATCCGGCCCGCACCACCCCGATCGGACTGGGCGAGCTACGCGCGCTGGTGGAGCGATTCGGCGCGGCCGACGGCGTGCCGACCACCCTGCACGAGTCCGGCGAACTGGACGAGCTGCCTGCCGAGGTCACCACCACCGCACACCGAGTGGTCCTGGAAGCACTGACCAACGTGCGCAAGCACGGACAGGAGGTCACCGCGGTGGATGTCCTGTTGCAGCGCAATGGAAACTGGGTGGTGGTGCGGATCGCCGACGACGGCAGGCCGCCACGTTCCAGTGGGCGCAACGGATTCGGCCTGCGCGGCCTGGCCGAACGGGCCGGGTCGATCGGTGGCACACTGCGATCCGGACCGGGCGCCGCCGGCGGCTGGGTGGTGGAGGCGAGGCTGCCGGTGGGGACGGTCCGATGA
- a CDS encoding ABC transporter ATP-binding protein gives MTNSALATAAVAAVDLVKVYGSGPGAVRALDGVTVGFDRAAFTAIMGPSGSGKSTLMHCLAGLDTATSGAALLGGTDLTRLPDKALTRTRLDRIGFVFQSFNLLPQLTAGENILLPLSLAGPAHDRALYTRLTEVLGIADRLRHRPAELSGGQQQRVALARALLTRPEVVFADEPTGNLDSRAGAEVLGFLRHSVREFGQTVVMVTHDPLAAAHADRVVLLADGRLAGELRDPDLPTVIEALRTAGAGR, from the coding sequence ATGACGAACTCCGCCCTCGCCACGGCCGCGGTCGCCGCCGTGGACCTGGTGAAGGTCTACGGCAGCGGTCCCGGCGCGGTGCGTGCGCTGGACGGGGTGACGGTCGGCTTCGACCGCGCCGCGTTCACCGCGATCATGGGGCCCTCCGGCTCCGGCAAGTCCACGCTCATGCACTGCCTGGCCGGTCTGGACACCGCGACGTCCGGGGCCGCCCTGCTCGGCGGCACCGACCTGACCCGCCTGCCGGACAAGGCCCTCACCAGGACCCGGCTGGACCGGATCGGGTTCGTCTTCCAGTCCTTCAACCTGCTGCCCCAGCTCACCGCGGGGGAGAACATCCTGCTGCCGCTGAGCCTCGCCGGCCCCGCACATGATCGCGCGCTGTATACGCGGCTGACCGAGGTATTGGGCATCGCGGACCGGCTGCGGCACCGGCCTGCCGAACTCTCCGGCGGCCAGCAGCAACGGGTCGCGCTGGCCAGGGCGTTGCTGACCCGGCCGGAGGTGGTCTTCGCCGACGAGCCCACCGGCAACCTGGACTCCCGCGCCGGCGCCGAGGTGCTGGGCTTCCTGCGGCACTCGGTGCGCGAGTTCGGCCAGACCGTCGTGATGGTCACCCACGATCCGCTGGCCGCCGCGCACGCCGACCGGGTGGTGCTGCTGGCCGACGGTCGCCTGGCCGGTGAACTGCGCGACCCTGACCTGCCGACGGTGATCGAGGCCCTGCGCACCGCAGGGGCGGGCCGGTGA